In Allocoprobacillus halotolerans, a genomic segment contains:
- a CDS encoding DNA translocase FtsK has product MPNQSGAVVGFKDVLKNLLSQSKFQNNPLVVALGKDVSGKPVFAQLDKMPHLLIAGATGSGKSVCVNTIISSLLMRARPDEVKLILVDPKKVELSVYNGIPHLLAPVVTDPKKAAAVLREVVSEMERRYDLFASVSARNIETYNEFVKKYNDKHGDEPKEILPYHVIILDEVADLMMVASKDVEDCIMRISQMARAAGIHLIVATQRPSTDIITGVIKANIPSRIAFAVSSSIDSRTILDTSGAEKLLGKGDMLFSPMGSSSPTRVQGCFVTDDEVASIVHYVSSQQEAIYEDKYVNVKSISSSQSNDSFDEEDEEYEMCREFVIQAQKASTSLLQRKFRIGYNKAARIIDRLEEDGVIGPQLGSKPREVYIRQYHEEDL; this is encoded by the coding sequence GTGCCTAATCAAAGTGGAGCTGTCGTTGGTTTTAAAGATGTTTTAAAAAATTTATTATCTCAATCTAAATTTCAAAATAATCCTCTTGTTGTCGCATTAGGTAAAGATGTTTCAGGAAAACCAGTTTTTGCTCAATTGGATAAAATGCCCCATTTATTAATTGCTGGAGCTACAGGATCTGGGAAATCAGTATGTGTGAATACAATTATTTCTTCATTGTTAATGCGTGCTAGACCTGATGAAGTCAAATTGATTTTGGTCGACCCCAAAAAAGTAGAATTGTCTGTTTATAATGGAATTCCTCATTTATTGGCACCAGTTGTTACTGATCCCAAAAAAGCGGCAGCTGTTCTTAGAGAAGTTGTGTCAGAGATGGAAAGACGTTATGATTTATTTGCAAGTGTAAGTGCAAGAAATATTGAAACATATAATGAATTTGTTAAAAAATATAATGATAAACATGGAGATGAACCAAAAGAAATATTACCCTATCATGTCATTATTTTAGATGAAGTTGCAGACTTAATGATGGTTGCCAGCAAAGATGTAGAAGATTGTATTATGCGTATTTCTCAGATGGCACGTGCAGCTGGGATTCATTTAATTGTTGCTACTCAAAGACCATCAACAGACATTATTACAGGAGTTATCAAAGCCAATATTCCTTCACGTATTGCTTTTGCTGTATCATCAAGTATTGATTCAAGAACAATTTTAGATACTTCTGGAGCTGAGAAATTACTTGGCAAAGGTGATATGCTGTTTTCGCCAATGGGATCATCATCGCCAACGAGAGTTCAAGGATGCTTTGTGACTGATGATGAGGTGGCTTCTATTGTACATTATGTTTCATCGCAACAGGAAGCTATTTATGAAGATAAATATGTGAATGTGAAATCTATTTCTTCATCTCAGTCAAATGATAGTTTTGATGAGGAAGACGAAGAATATGAAATGTGTCGTGAATTTGTGATTCAAGCTCAAAAAGCATCAACATCTTTATTACAAAGAAAGTTTAGAATTGGTTATAATAAAGCGGCTCGCATTATAGACCGATTAGAAGAAGATGGTGTTATTGGACCACAACTTGGTAGTAAACCACGTGAAGTTTATATTCGACAATATCATGAGGAAGATTTATAA